TTCCGCCAGCCTTGTCGGCGGGCACGGCGCTTCGTTGTCGCGATCAGGTACCGGCTCGCGCCCGTGGACCGAAACGGATGAGGCAGGGCGCTTCGAGATTGTGCAGTTGCCGGACAAACCGATCGAGCTGATGGCCTACCGCGCGAATCCTGCCGGCGGGGTCATTCGCCATCCGAGCCGGACCCGGCCGGCGTTCAACCAGCAGGACATCCGCATCTTGCTCGACCCAACGCTTGATGCCGAGATCGAAGATCTCGACGCTGCGCCGCAAAACAAATGAAACGCGTGTTTCAGGCATGCGCTGGTCGATGCCCCACAAAACGTGACATTAGCGATGTTGCTCGCGCAGTCGCTGTTCGCCGAAGTTTCATATAAGCAGGCGGCAGGCGCCGCCGAATTGGGAATGACCCACTTGCCGCCCGATCCGAATGGCACGCCCTTGTGGCAAGCCGCTTCGAGGCGTGCCCTTTTATTTGGTCGCAATCTTCGACGATTAAGCTCGGCACTCGCTCGGCGATCGAAAAAAAGCGCACCGGTCGGGGTCGTACGTTCGCCGCTTCTAGTGCTCACCTGCCTGCACCATTCGCCAGTGAATTTCATAGGAATTCTCCCGTGCCGGGGGTAAGATGCTGCTGATCGCGTGGACGGCGGTGGCTGCTTCTTGCCAACGGAACGTGGAGGGGACGATGCGAGCGCGTCTTCTACTTGCCATTCTGTTTGCGCTTCTCGCTGCTCCGCACGACGCTCAGGCAGCTTTCATTCGCGGATCGGGCAAGGATCTGGAAATCTGTCTCAGCGGCGAAGTGCTCGACGCCGACGGCCGGCCCGCCACCGACGTCGAAATCGCCTGCCGCTTGAACCATAACAGCCGCGAGCTGTTGATCGTGAAACCGGTTGTCGAGGGCAATCGCTTCGAGGTCTGGATACCGGTCAACCGGGTGCGCTGGTATTCGATGTCCCTGAAGGCCTCGTCCAAGCAGAACGATCATGTCGCGTACCGGCAACTTGCGGCCTCCGGATTACGGCAAGCGGCGATCGAGCGGCTGTCGCTGACTCTCCGGCCGCCCACGCGCGAGGTAAAGATTTCCGTCATTCACAACGGTCAGCCCGCGCCAGGCGCGATGGTGAAGGCAGACGTGGGTTACGGCGTCGATCTGGAAACGCGGGCAAACGATCAGGGAATCGCCCAGCTGCATTTGCTACCGGATCAGGAGTTCTCGTACCTGACCGCCTGGACCGACGATTTTCGCATGGGGGGCTTTTCGTTCAATCGTGATCCGCCGCGCGATCCAAATGCCAGTGAATACGTGATCGAACTGAGCAAGTGCCGCGACCAATCGATGCGCTTCGTCGATGAACAGGGCGCGCCCGTCGCCGGACTACCGTTCATTATCCAGATGGCCACGCCGCCGCCGAATTACAACTACCTCGGCACGAACGAGCACTCTCATCTGAAGACCGACGCGTCGGGAGAGGTGGTTTATCGCTGGTTCCCTGACTGGGAAAAACATTATTTTTATGCCGACCTGGAAACGGATGACTGGGTGCGCGACGGCGATCCGGAAACGACCGGCAACGTGACCGTTTTCAAAGTGAAAAAAGCCCGGCCGCGAAAGTCCATCACCGGCCAGATAACGAGCACGACCTCCCTGGGTGGTTTCTGGGTGGAATTGAGCTCGTTTCAGGGCGAGCAAAAGAGAATGTCCGACATGGTCTGGGCATTCTCCGATTTGGACGGCCATTTCACGGTCGACGTTTTGCCCGACGCTCACTATTGCGTGTTCGCGCTCGATTCGCAGTGGGTGAGCAACATGACGGATCTGGTGCCCTATGATTCGGCGTCGGATCATATCACGCCGCCGCAGGTCGAGATCTCGGCCGGGCAGGAGGTCAAAATCGCCGTCACCGTCGGGGCCGAACGACGGCCCTATCCGAATCTAGGCATCCTCTTGCGCCGGTACCACGACTACACCTGGCAAGAGGGGAACGCCCGGAAGCATGGCACGGGCGGGCCGCAGATGTACGTGAAGACCGACGAAGCAGGGATGGCCACGTGCCATGCTCCACCCGGCAAGTTGGAATTGAATGTTTACACGCCGCACTGGCGCACGCAGGAATCGGTGGAAGTTCGCGCCGGCGAGCCGATGACCGTCGAGCTGCATCGGGACAGCGACGAAAAGCGCCTGGTCAAAGGGCACATCGTGCTGCCGGCCCATTCGGACCAGAAGTTTCGAGACGTGGTTGTGCAGATTGGTAGCATCGACGGCATTTACAACGACAAATTGACCGTCAATTGCAGCGAAGACGGCCAATTCTCCGGCGAACTCTTCGGGAGCCAGGTTGGGATTTTCGCCGCAACGGCCGATGGCAAGCTCGCTGCCGGCGTACACGTTAAGGATCTCGACGCACCAATCGAAGTGCCTCTCGTGCCAACCATCCCTTTTCAGGGCCAAATACTCGGCGACCGAAAACCGCTCATTGGCCAGGTCGTGCACTGCGTCGTTCGGATTGAAGGAGAACAAGGGGGCCGCTCACCATTTGCCAAGCTTCTCGATGTCAAACAGCTCGAGACTCGAACTGACGAACAAGGCAATTACACGTTTTATGGGATGCCCGCGAATCTCGACCTTCTCGTGTATACCGCAAGTATTGATGGCGTGAAAGAAAATGAGTACCTGTTCCACAAGCGGTTTACGCCGCTCCATTCGTTGACACGAACCGTCAGCAAACTGCAGACGTCGCCCATCAAAGTGTCGGACCAGCCACTGGCCGAGCGCTTCCGCAACACGCTGCGCGATTGCGCCGCGACCGGCTATCGGCCACTCGTCGTCTTTTACAGCGGCACGGCGCGCGCGGCCGAGTTCGCCAACGATCAATTCGTCGACCATGACAAAAACAACGACGTGTACGACTTCATGCAAGTCGTTACGAGCGCCGTTGACATGACGGCGGAAGACGCGGCCTTCGTCAAAGAGCACGACTTCAAGTTGCCGCCGCCCGGGCACGTGACCGTGTATGCTTTTGATTCGCAGGGCCAGCCGACAGGTAGCCTGGACGTCGATGTGGCGGCCGCCGAGGCGGCGCAGGCCGCGGCGGCCTTTGTCAAAGAGCGCGCTCCGAAACGCGCCGACGCCCAGCAAAAGTGGAACGAAGCGTTTGCCGAGGCGAAGCGCTCGCACCGCCGCGTTTTGGCGCGTGTCAGCCAGCGGTACTGCGGGCCATGCTTCAAGCTGGCGCGCTGGCTGAAGGACGAGGAGGAACTGCTCGCCAAGGATTTCGTCCTTCTGAAGATCGACGATTATCACGACGAGAACGGCCGCGGAGTGGCCGAGCGATTGACGCGCGGCAGTCGCCACGGCATTCCGTTTTTCGGCATTTTCGACGAAGACGAAAAGCTGCTCGTCGATAGCGCCGGGCCGACAGGCAACATCGGTTACCCGGGCTCGGTCGAGGGGCAGGCCCACCTGCGGAAAATGTTACTCGAGTCCCGGCGCAATCTCTCGGATTCCGACGTCGACGCGCTGATAGGCGGCCTTTTGAAATGAAGGTCTCCCGCGACCACCGCGGCTGCCATGCCGACTTCTCGAGTGCGTGGCCGTTGCGTTCAGGGGAGTTCAGGGCAACGGCAGCAGCGCATTGCCCACTTTGTAGCTGCGCATTACACTGCGAATCGCTTCTGGGCCTGGCGTCGGGCCGCACCCGTCGGGGGGTGACGAATTGTCGTATCACCAGCAGCGTATAATTGTTAGTACATGCGCTCGTCCCCCGGGCAGGCAACAGGGCGGCAATGCACGAACTGATTCTTATCGGCGCCGGTTCGGTCGCCAAAGCCGTGATTGCGGCAGCGGACCAGGCGGGAATGCGAGTACGAGCCCTCTACGACGATGATTCGTCGCGATGGGGAACGACGCTGTTGAAGGTGCCGGTCGTGGGCGCACTATCTGAGGCGGCAAAGGCCGGGCTGCCTGCGGTTCTCGGCCTTGACGATCCCATCCAGCGCAAAGCGGCCGTCGATCGATTGAATTTGCAATGGGCAACCGTCGTTCACCCATCGGCATTTATCAATCCATCGTGTGCGATCGGGGCGGGCACCGTGATTCTCGAAGGCGCCATCGTGCAGCCGAACGTGACCCTGGGTCGCCACGTGATTATCGAAGCGAATGCGACGGTCTCGCACGACTGCGTGGTCGAAGATTTTGCCTATCTCGGACCCGGAGTTGACCTGGCGGGCAGCGTTCGTGTCGGCGAGGGGGCGTCATTTCAAGTAGGCGCCATCGTGACGCCGAACATTTGCGTCGGCGCCTGGGCAATGATTGGCCCGCGCTCGGCCGTCATTCGTGATGTTCCGGATCACGTCACGGTCGATGGTCTGCCGGCCCGGCCCAGTTGATTGCGGGTGGGCGCACCGTCGCCCGACGGCGCATTGAGAGCTGCTCATTCGCCGAGCAGAAACTTCATCAGGGGCTCCGAGTGGTACAGCTCTTGCCCGCCGTGTCCGAGCCCCGGAATCGCGACGATCGTTGCCTTCCCGCCGAGCTCGTGATAACGCCGTGCAAGCTCGGTGGAATTCTCGGCAAGCGGAACAAGCGTATCTTGATCACCGTGAATGTGCAGAATCTTAACGTCCGCTTTGGCGAGCGGGGCAAGATTGTCGATCGGATTGAACTCGCCCGCGCGACGTTCGAGATCGTCGACTGTCACGTCGTAACCAAGTCCCTTGGCCGGGAAGTTGATCGTGTTGGCCAGGCCCGGCCAACTGCGGAAATCGGTTGCCGGGCAGATGCCCGCAATCCGCTCGACGCACGTCGGATTCCGGAACGCCCAGCCGTAAGCAATCAGTCCACCGTGACTTTGCCCCATGATGCGCGCCCGCGGAGCAAGGCCATACTCCGCTGTCAGCAACTTGTAGAAATCCTGGCACACCTCGGCAGCGGCGGGGCTGGCGCAGGAGGGCCCCACGTCGATGCCCGCCAGGTGAAAGCCCGCGGCCAGCGCTTTTTCGGCATAGTTGCGATGCTGTAAATTGCCGAACCCATCGTTGACTCCCAACCAGAACGGAAATTCCCACAGCCAGCGCTTCGGCGCATCGACCTTGCCGGTCGGTTTGACCAGGTATGCCATGTGGCCGCGCACCGTGAGGTGCGTAAGCTCGCCGCCGGCGTAACGGGCTTCGATCCTGGTCGGCACCATTTTCACGGCGCGCTCGGCGTCGGACATGGGCGCTGGCGACGGCGCTTGCTGGCGTGCTTGGGCTTGCTGGGGAGATCGGGCATGCTCAGGCCGTTGTGGCTCTTCAGCCCTGGCGATCGCGCAGAGCCCGACAAGCACGCTCAAACGGATCACAACGCGTAGATTCCGGCCCGTTACCGCGCATCGCATGAAATCAACTCCACCGCGCATGCCTATCGATCGTGCTTACGCCCCGTGACAGCCGAGTATCAATCTAATGGCGCGCTGGGTGTACTGCGAGCGCCGGCGGGCACCAGCCAGGAGAACTGCAAAGTCTGTAGCCGGAGTCTGTGACCCCGGAAGCCGCACGGGAAATCCCGGCCTCAAAGAGGCCGGCTACAGAAGATACGCGCGCAGAATCTCAACTTTGCAGTTCTCCTGGGGCACCAGCGGCGCAGCGCGCGTCGGACTCGAAAAATGGCGATCACCGCGAGCGAGCTCAAGGCCGCGAGCCCGGCTTGCGTTGCGGCGGCCGGCTCGGGCACGCTGACGGCAGCGCTGCTTTGTCCGTCCCCGGCCTGCAGCCATTGCGAGGATATCAGCGCGAGATCCTGCGAGTTGACGATGCCGTCGCGATTGACGTCGCCGACCAGGCCAGCCCCCGTTTTCAGCCAATTGCTGCTGACCAGAGCAAGATCCTGAGTATTGACGATCGCGTCGTGGTTGACGTCGCTGTTGGCATAAACGCCTGCCACGTGCGAGGCCAACACGCTCATGGCCGCTTGGTTCGTCTGATTTGGCTTGCCGAGATTATTCGGCTCGAGCGTGAACATGTAATTACCCCACCATGGACCTGCGGCCCACCAGGTCCAGCCTAGCCAGGCGCTGCTGTTGGCCTGCATGTAGTTCAACATGTTTGTGATGGCCTGGTTGCCGATCTGGCCCGCGCCCATGGTCGAATTCGCGGCGGCGAACTCGCCCAAGAAACCGCGCAGATGATTGGCCTCGAGCCATTGCGTGAAATCGGTCAGTCGTTCGACACCGATGTTCGGGTCGTTGTTGGCAATCGTCGCCGACGTACCTGAGCTGTTGTCGTCTAGATACTGATGCACTTCGATCGCGAAGTTGTGCCCCGGGTCGACGATATTCAACATGGCCGTGGCATTCGGGGTGCCATACCAGTTCTGATCCCAACTGCTGGCTCCGGTCCAGGCATTGCCCGGCACCAGGATCAGGTTGCTCGCGCCGGTGGCGCGGATGGCCGAGATGGCGCTATTGGCCGCGGTGACCCATTGTTCGGTGGGCATCGAATTGGGTTCGTTCATCAAGCCAAAGGCCACGTTCGGATTATTTTTATAATCCTGCGCCAGGCGCGACCACAGATCGTCGAACTCGCTATCGGGCACCGAACTGCCGATCAAACCCTGCGTGGATCCCTGTGAATTGTTGGGATCCGGGTAATAACGACCGTAATTGTGCGGATCCAGAATGACCGTCGCACCGTGGCTCGTGGCGTAGGTCACGAAGCTGTTCAACCGGGCGAACTCGGCGCTGTTGAAGGGCGCGTTGGGCGTCGGCTGCAACCGTTCCCAGCGAAAGGGGACGCGGAACGTGTTCATCCCCTCGCTCAGGAAATAATCGACTTCCTGATCGGTCGGGTACGTGTAATCGGTGCCGTACGTGCCGACATGGCCCGGCGTGGGCGTATTGCCGAACTCGGCGCCAGAAAGATTCACGCCGGTATAAAGAATCTGAGCGCGGGCAATCGCTGCCGGCAAGAGGCCGACGACGACCATGGAAATCAGGGAGAGGAGGACACGCGACTTGCGAAAATTGCTATCTGCGATACGTTGCATCTCAAGGTGCCTGTGCCTGAACCCCTGGCTGCCATGATAGGCGCCCCGTACACCGGTGTCTCGCGTTTTGCCGGTTCGTTGCCGGGAAGCGATCCCGCCAATCGCGGAGCCGGACCAGTCGGCCCGAGTCGTGACACGCGTGACCACCCCCGGCGATCGTACTACGCTCGAACACAAGGATAGTGCGGGAGTCTCAAGATGGGTGCCTATGACGACGGGCTGGCCTGCGGCAAATGGTGGGCCACGCATGCGACCGGTATCGACACGGAATGCCGTCGCTTGCAATCACTACGCGCTGGCAAATCCGATGCACAGTGGCAGGACTGGTTTCGAACGCACGAAGAAGATCGTCCGGCCTTTCAGCGACTGGTAAAAGTTATCCGGCCTGACGCTTCGATCACACCGCGCGAAGTGAGCGGATTCTGGCAAGCCGCGATCCGCTTCGGCACAGCACTTGCCCCGAGTGCGTTGCGCGACGGCGCCTTCGTGCGAGGGTTTGCCGAGGGAGCTTTGCGCGCCTGGGAGGAATCGGGCGCTGCCGGCGAACGCGGCTCGGAATCGCCCGACGAAGATTGGCTCGATAAGAATGGTGGCCCGACGACCGATAACGACACGTAGGGCGGGTCAACAAGTTTCGCTTCGGTCGCTTCGTTGCCGCTTCAAAAATTGCAGCGGGGCGCCATTGGTGGCTCGTCCGCCGGTGCGGGCCTCCACGGGATCATTGCACTCGCGCTACGTAGGCGACTGCCTCCCGACTGTCGATAATGATCCAACCAAATTCATTCGGACTCTCAGTACGTCCTACAAGGATAGCTGGGTCTGAGATATTCTCGATCTTGAACCAGGGCGGTAACCTCGTATCCCAATACGTTTGAAATCGGTCGCTTTCCCGCTCCCAGTCCGCGCTCTCATATTTCCAATTGGGATCAGCTCGTTGCTGGTCTACCCAGTCTTGGACCGACGTTTGAGATGCGGAAAAGCGCGCGAATTGATATGCCGGACGGCCGATGCGGCGTCCGATGAATAAATGCTTTGCATCACGGGGAATATTGAGATCGAGCGCAAGCGGAGAATCCGCCATCTCGCTCGCCGATGTGTCGAGGACTTCCTCGTAACTACCGTACCGTAGAAATACGAGGGCCCCGCCCCCAGCTGCAATTAGAACCGAAAAACCGACAATCGCGCCAATCAAAACGCGTTTTGGCCCCACCGAACTACCCATCCTATACACCGGGTTAAACAGTGCATTGGTCAAACGCGGCCAATCGATCGCGCTCTCGATTTACTCCGCCTTTTGCCCAGCCGGCGAAAAGGTCGTTAACCATTCTTCGATCTGGTCCGCCAATTCTTGACGGTTCCTCTCGCGCGCCAGGCGGATGGCGGTTCGCGCCGCGACGATCGCGTCGTCCTTGCGCCCCACTTGGGAATAGGCGTCCACCAGGTTGATGAACGTGCCGGGCTCGGGATCCAGGCGGGATCCATTTTCCAGGTAGGGAATCGCCTCCTCGAATTGCCCGGCGGTAGCCAGTAATGCCCCCAGGTTGCAGTTCGCCGCCGCGAACGCTGGATTGATACGCAAGGCCTCTTTGTATTGCGCGAGCGCAGCGGCCAAAAGCCCACGCTGTTGCAACAGCAAACCGAGGTTGTAATGCGATTGGGCATGATCGCCCAACACGTTGATGGCTTCTTCGTAGTGATGAATGGCTTCGTCCGGCCGCTCCAAATCCTGGCAGGCGAGCGCCCAGTTGTAGTACAGCTTGTGAGCCTCGTGATTCAACTTGTAGTTCAAGAGCGGCGAGTTTTGATACAAGTCCGCGGCACGTTCAAAATGCGGCAGCGCCTCCTCCGGCCGGCCGGCGCGCGACAAGGCCACTCCCAGGTTGATCAACATCGAGAGATCGTCTGGCTGACGCTCGACCGTCTCGGCCAGCAGCGTTACTTGATTGGCGTAGGAAACGAGCCGCATGTTTGCCACGGCAATGAAAGCCAGCGCGACCGCGTCCCAACTCCAGGCCATCACGCCGAGCGAATACCGATCGGCCGTCGCCGTTGTCGCGTCCCCGGGCAGGCGCTGCAGCAGGCGCCGCACGATGTCGTAACTGCCTGCCACGACAAAGGGAACGAGCGCCGCGAGTGATACATACATCCGCCGCTCGGCCACGATCTCGCCGACGCACGGCACCAGGAGTGTCGGCGACAGGGCCGCGACGACCGTCGTCGCCACAAATCCCGCGCTCGTACGGCGCCACACGAGATAAATCGTAGCCAGTGCCGACAGCGCGACCGGCAATACCCACGGCCAGGCCACGGCCAGTGTTTCCTTGTACGGAATTTCGTAGTGCAGCACGAGCGGCCACGGCCAGAAAGCCAGCTTCAAGTACAACAACAGCACTTCCGTCTGTGTGTACCACCAGACGAGCGCCGGCAACCCCAAGTGAAAACCCGCGCTGGGCGTGCGCGGCCCGTGATAGTTGATCACGACTTGCGGGATCCATCCGAGCGCCAGCCCGACGTACAGCGGCCACGATCGTCGCAGGGCTCGCCCGAACGAGGCCGCGACAAAGGTCCGCTCGAAGAGCAACGCCACGGCGGGCAGTGTGGCCATGATCTCCTTGCTCAAGGCACCCAACTGGCATGCGATCGCCGCCGCCATGAGCCACCCAACGCGCGCCCCTCGTCCGGTTGCTGTCCAATATCGAACACACGCGTACATCGTCGCCAGGTAGCACAGTCCCATCTGCGACTCGGTTCGCTGCGTGATATAGGCGACGCTTTCGGTATTCAGAGGATGCACGGCCCAAATGAGTGCCGCCAGAAAACCAAGCGCTCCGGCGACGCCGTCATAGCGATGGGCGAAGAAATCGAGGAGCAAGGTCCGCCGCACCAGAGCCCACAAGAAAAGCGCCGCCGCGATGTGAATCGCTACGTTTGTCAGCCGGTAGCCGGAGGGCGACAGGTGGCTGAAATGATAATTGATCGCGAAGGTCAAATTCACCAGCGGCCGCGCCGAAACCGGCGTGTCGACCGAGGGGCGAAGCGGGCTGACCTCGCCCGAGGTTTTCCATAACGGCCACAGTTCGCGCACCGACGGATTGTCGGCGAGCGTGGTGTAATCGTCGTAGATGAACGGCGCGTCGATCACTCGAGCGTAGACGCCCCACACGGCCGCGCAGATCAGCGCCGTACCGCCCGCGGCCAGCAGCCACTTGCTGCGCTGGCGGGGCGCGCCGGGCGAACCTTCGCTGGCGAACGGCCTGAGATGGGGATCGACGGACGTCATATAAGCATGATGCGATCGTTGGGCGACCCTACCGGCGCGGCCGTACCGCTTGGCGACCGAATCACCCGTACCCGATCGGCCGCAAACTGGCCGCGGCGTCCCCGCCCGTCCTAGGAACCAGGTGGCAAAACCGCACAAACGCTCAAGTTGTACAAGCTTAGGCCCGGAAACCGTGTGCCGCGGCCCCGCCTGGGCAGCAGAATCGGTCCAGGCACGTACTATTCCTTATACAATTAGCGTGGTTGGCTTTCGACCAATTCGCGAAATCCAACCCTGGCGCGACGCAACCGTGGCAGCGGGGGAGCGGCATTAGATGCGAGTGGCCGTAATCGGCGCTGGTCCCGCAGGCATCACCGCCGCCATGCGCTTGGCTCAAGGCGGCGCGGACGTCGTCGTTTACGAGGCGGGCGATCGTGTCGGAGGTCTGGCGCGCTCGCTGGATTTGTGGGGACAGCGCGTCGATCTGGGGCCGCACCGGTTCTTCAGCACCGACGCCCGCGTCAACCGGCTATGGCTCGACGTCGTGGGGCGCGACTACCGTATGGTCGATCGCCTGACGCGCATTCATTATCGCGGGCGATTTTTTCGCTATCCGCTAAGACCCGTCAATGCCCTGGCCAACATGGGTGTGCTGGACGCCTCGCGCGTTCTGGCCAGCTACCTGCGCGAGCGCGTCGCTCCGAGTTGCGATCCCAAGCAGGATCGTTCATTCGAATCGTGGATCGTCAGCCGCTTTGGCCGGCAGTTGTATGACATGTTCTTCAAGTCCTACAGTGAAAAGCTGTGGGGCATCCCGTGCAGCGAGCTCGACGCCGACTTTGCGGCGCAGCGCATTAAGAAATTCTCGCTCGCCGCGGCGGTCAAACAAGCTTTGATGCCCGGCAAGCAGAGTGCCCATGCGACGCTCGTCGATCGCTTCGCGTATCCCCTCGGCGGCACGGGCTCGGTCTACGAGCGCATGGCCGATCGCGTGCGGGCGTTAGGCGGCGAGATCCATCTGAAGTCGCCCGTCCGCCGCGTGCTCCGCGATGGCCTCCAAGTGCGCGGTTTGGAGCTAGTCGAGGGGCAGATCGAAACCTGCGATCACGTCATCTCCACGATGCCGCTCACCCTCTTGGTGCGCGGCTTGGGTGACATTCCGCGCGACGTCCAGGCGTCGGTCGACCGGCTAAGATTTCGCAATACGGTGCTCGTCTATCTGCATGTGGATTCAAGCGATCTTTTTCCCGATCAATGGGTCTACATCCATTCTGAAAAACTGCGCATGGGGCGATTGACCAATTTTCGCAACTGGGTGCCCGAGTTGTACGGCAACGCCCCGACGACCGTCCTCGCTGCCGAGTATTGGTGCTTTGACAGCGACGCATTGTGGACCGAGCCGGACGACACGATCATTGCCAAAGCGTCGGCCGAACTGCAATCCACGGGCCTCTCGGGCGACGCCAAGATTCTGGCAGGACACGTGGTGCGCC
Above is a window of Pirellulales bacterium DNA encoding:
- a CDS encoding thioredoxin family protein, producing the protein MRARLLLAILFALLAAPHDAQAAFIRGSGKDLEICLSGEVLDADGRPATDVEIACRLNHNSRELLIVKPVVEGNRFEVWIPVNRVRWYSMSLKASSKQNDHVAYRQLAASGLRQAAIERLSLTLRPPTREVKISVIHNGQPAPGAMVKADVGYGVDLETRANDQGIAQLHLLPDQEFSYLTAWTDDFRMGGFSFNRDPPRDPNASEYVIELSKCRDQSMRFVDEQGAPVAGLPFIIQMATPPPNYNYLGTNEHSHLKTDASGEVVYRWFPDWEKHYFYADLETDDWVRDGDPETTGNVTVFKVKKARPRKSITGQITSTTSLGGFWVELSSFQGEQKRMSDMVWAFSDLDGHFTVDVLPDAHYCVFALDSQWVSNMTDLVPYDSASDHITPPQVEISAGQEVKIAVTVGAERRPYPNLGILLRRYHDYTWQEGNARKHGTGGPQMYVKTDEAGMATCHAPPGKLELNVYTPHWRTQESVEVRAGEPMTVELHRDSDEKRLVKGHIVLPAHSDQKFRDVVVQIGSIDGIYNDKLTVNCSEDGQFSGELFGSQVGIFAATADGKLAAGVHVKDLDAPIEVPLVPTIPFQGQILGDRKPLIGQVVHCVVRIEGEQGGRSPFAKLLDVKQLETRTDEQGNYTFYGMPANLDLLVYTASIDGVKENEYLFHKRFTPLHSLTRTVSKLQTSPIKVSDQPLAERFRNTLRDCAATGYRPLVVFYSGTARAAEFANDQFVDHDKNNDVYDFMQVVTSAVDMTAEDAAFVKEHDFKLPPPGHVTVYAFDSQGQPTGSLDVDVAAAEAAQAAAAFVKERAPKRADAQQKWNEAFAEAKRSHRRVLARVSQRYCGPCFKLARWLKDEEELLAKDFVLLKIDDYHDENGRGVAERLTRGSRHGIPFFGIFDEDEKLLVDSAGPTGNIGYPGSVEGQAHLRKMLLESRRNLSDSDVDALIGGLLK
- a CDS encoding NeuD/PglB/VioB family sugar acetyltransferase; translation: MHELILIGAGSVAKAVIAAADQAGMRVRALYDDDSSRWGTTLLKVPVVGALSEAAKAGLPAVLGLDDPIQRKAAVDRLNLQWATVVHPSAFINPSCAIGAGTVILEGAIVQPNVTLGRHVIIEANATVSHDCVVEDFAYLGPGVDLAGSVRVGEGASFQVGAIVTPNICVGAWAMIGPRSAVIRDVPDHVTVDGLPARPS
- a CDS encoding prolyl oligopeptidase family serine peptidase, which produces MSDAERAVKMVPTRIEARYAGGELTHLTVRGHMAYLVKPTGKVDAPKRWLWEFPFWLGVNDGFGNLQHRNYAEKALAAGFHLAGIDVGPSCASPAAAEVCQDFYKLLTAEYGLAPRARIMGQSHGGLIAYGWAFRNPTCVERIAGICPATDFRSWPGLANTINFPAKGLGYDVTVDDLERRAGEFNPIDNLAPLAKADVKILHIHGDQDTLVPLAENSTELARRYHELGGKATIVAIPGLGHGGQELYHSEPLMKFLLGE
- a CDS encoding cellulase family glycosylhydrolase; protein product: MQRIADSNFRKSRVLLSLISMVVVGLLPAAIARAQILYTGVNLSGAEFGNTPTPGHVGTYGTDYTYPTDQEVDYFLSEGMNTFRVPFRWERLQPTPNAPFNSAEFARLNSFVTYATSHGATVILDPHNYGRYYPDPNNSQGSTQGLIGSSVPDSEFDDLWSRLAQDYKNNPNVAFGLMNEPNSMPTEQWVTAANSAISAIRATGASNLILVPGNAWTGASSWDQNWYGTPNATAMLNIVDPGHNFAIEVHQYLDDNSSGTSATIANNDPNIGVERLTDFTQWLEANHLRGFLGEFAAANSTMGAGQIGNQAITNMLNYMQANSSAWLGWTWWAAGPWWGNYMFTLEPNNLGKPNQTNQAAMSVLASHVAGVYANSDVNHDAIVNTQDLALVSSNWLKTGAGLVGDVNRDGIVNSQDLALISSQWLQAGDGQSSAAVSVPEPAAATQAGLAALSSLAVIAIFRVRRALRRWCPRRTAKLRFCARIFCSRPL
- a CDS encoding tetratricopeptide repeat protein; amino-acid sequence: MTSVDPHLRPFASEGSPGAPRQRSKWLLAAGGTALICAAVWGVYARVIDAPFIYDDYTTLADNPSVRELWPLWKTSGEVSPLRPSVDTPVSARPLVNLTFAINYHFSHLSPSGYRLTNVAIHIAAALFLWALVRRTLLLDFFAHRYDGVAGALGFLAALIWAVHPLNTESVAYITQRTESQMGLCYLATMYACVRYWTATGRGARVGWLMAAAIACQLGALSKEIMATLPAVALLFERTFVAASFGRALRRSWPLYVGLALGWIPQVVINYHGPRTPSAGFHLGLPALVWWYTQTEVLLLYLKLAFWPWPLVLHYEIPYKETLAVAWPWVLPVALSALATIYLVWRRTSAGFVATTVVAALSPTLLVPCVGEIVAERRMYVSLAALVPFVVAGSYDIVRRLLQRLPGDATTATADRYSLGVMAWSWDAVALAFIAVANMRLVSYANQVTLLAETVERQPDDLSMLINLGVALSRAGRPEEALPHFERAADLYQNSPLLNYKLNHEAHKLYYNWALACQDLERPDEAIHHYEEAINVLGDHAQSHYNLGLLLQQRGLLAAALAQYKEALRINPAFAAANCNLGALLATAGQFEEAIPYLENGSRLDPEPGTFINLVDAYSQVGRKDDAIVAARTAIRLARERNRQELADQIEEWLTTFSPAGQKAE
- a CDS encoding FAD-dependent oxidoreductase; translation: MRVAVIGAGPAGITAAMRLAQGGADVVVYEAGDRVGGLARSLDLWGQRVDLGPHRFFSTDARVNRLWLDVVGRDYRMVDRLTRIHYRGRFFRYPLRPVNALANMGVLDASRVLASYLRERVAPSCDPKQDRSFESWIVSRFGRQLYDMFFKSYSEKLWGIPCSELDADFAAQRIKKFSLAAAVKQALMPGKQSAHATLVDRFAYPLGGTGSVYERMADRVRALGGEIHLKSPVRRVLRDGLQVRGLELVEGQIETCDHVISTMPLTLLVRGLGDIPRDVQASVDRLRFRNTVLVYLHVDSSDLFPDQWVYIHSEKLRMGRLTNFRNWVPELYGNAPTTVLAAEYWCFDSDALWTEPDDTIIAKASAELQSTGLSGDAKILAGHVVRLPRCYPVYARGYREHVERVVAYLQTLHGITPIGRYGAFKYNSQDHSILMGILAAENVLEHRNHDLWAVNTDYATYQEDALITESGLVAATNSGIPL